One segment of Solanum lycopersicum chromosome 1, SLM_r2.1 DNA contains the following:
- the LOC112940733 gene encoding PKS-NRPS hybrid synthetase cheA-like — protein sequence MMRASSFNKSSLFKVRKYIAQHTCCVRERVYVIRQGITDVVAVLIMDNYIDPSKVYTPKDVADDMLKLHGVSLTYIQAWRAKEKAVKLVRGDPAESYARLPGYFYILEQTYPGSVLKIKRNEDDTFLYAFFALEACIKGWEYCRPIVVVDGAALKCSYGGTMLTASTLDPGGHILPLAYAIVDSENDASWTWFFEQFREAYGVRQNMCFMSDRNESIWKGTTNVYPESEHYACIWHLSVNVLKNFNRNTEDLKMLFFHWQKLIQNNSLRQL from the exons ATGATGAGGGCATCTAGTTTTAATAAATCTAGTTTATTCAAAGTTCGGAAGTATATTGCTCAGCATACATGTTGTGTTAGAGAAAGAGTTTATGTCATACGTCAAGGGATAACTGACGTTGTAGCTGTATTGATAATGGATAATTATATTGATCCATCTAAGGTATATACTCCAAAAGATGTAGCTGATGATATGTTGAAATTGCATGGTGTTTCATTGACATACATACAGGCATGGAGAGCTAAAGAAAAAGCAGTAAAGTTGGTGCGAGGAGATCCAGCAGAATCTTATGCAAGATTACCTG gttatttttacattttggaGCAAACATATCCAGGAtctgttttgaaaataaaaaggaatgaagatgatACATTTTTATATGCATTTTTTGCTTTAGAAGCATGTATTAAGGGCTGGGAATATTGTAGGCCAATTGTAGTTGTTGATGGTGCTGCATTAAAATGTTCATATGGTGGTACAATGTTAACTGCAAGCACATTGGATCCGGGAG GTCATATACTTCCGTTGGCGTATGCGATAGTAGATTCTGAAAATGATGCTTCATGGACATGGTTCTTTGAGCAATTTAGAGAAGCATATGGAGTTAGACAAAATATGTGTTTTATGTCAGACAGAAATGAAAGCATATGGAAAGGGACAACAAATGTATATCCTGAATCAGAACATTATGCATGCATATGGCATTTATCAGTCAATGTTTTGAAGAATTTCAATAGAAATACTGAAGATTTGAAGATGTTGTTCTTTCATTGGCAAAAGCTTATACAAAACAACAGTTTGAGACAATTATGA
- the LOC101254630 gene encoding uncharacterized protein encodes MTSNIAESLNNVNRLARRLPVISLLEFMRVTIQRWIHKHNEEADKTTSNLTKKYDVYLQKSITLSCNMRVIPSTVDLHVVAEGEKKYIVNLNTRMCSCGRFQHYEIPCGHAIAVPRYRKLHEADFCSAFYSHKNFKDAYVIPVEPIPCESTWNIPSYISDPKLMPPGPKRAAGRPKLERWKGFADVKFKKTKSTCSRCHQVGHNRKTCSNYPVQKQ; translated from the exons ATGACTTCAAACATCGCGGAGTCATTGAATAATGTTAACAGATTAGCACGGAGGTTACCGGTGATTTCACTTCTTGAGTTTATGAGGGTGACAATTCAGAGGTGGATTCACAAGCATAATGAGGAGGCTGATAAGACTACATCTAATctgacaaaaaaatatgatgtttatCTACAGAAAAGTATTACGTTGTCGTGCAATATGAGG GTGATACCTTCAACTGTTGATCTGCATGTTGTAGCTGAAGGagaaaagaaatacatagtaaATTTGAACACAAGGATGTGTAGTTGCGGAAGATTTCAACATTATGAGATACCATGTGGTCATGCGATTGCTGTTCCCCGGTACAGGAAGTTACATGAAGCAGATTTCTGTTCTGCTTTTTATAGCCACAAGAATTTCAAAGATGCTTATGTCATTCCTGTCGAGCCTATCCCGTGCGAGAGTACATGGAATATACCAAGTTATATTTCAGATCCTAAATTGATGCCGCCTGGTCCAAAAAGAGCAGCAGGAAGACCCAAACTTGAACGGTGGAAGGGATTCGCAGATGTGAAGTTCAAGAAGACAAAAAGCACATGCAGTAGATGCCATCAGGTTGGACACAATCGGAAGACTTGTTCAAATTATCCTGTACAAAAACAATGA